A genomic segment from Triticum dicoccoides isolate Atlit2015 ecotype Zavitan chromosome 1A, WEW_v2.0, whole genome shotgun sequence encodes:
- the LOC119357875 gene encoding glutenin, low molecular weight subunit-like yields the protein MKTFLVFALLALAVASAVAQISQQQQPPFSQQQQPPFSQQQQSPFLQQQQQPPFSQQQQPPFSQQPPISQQQQPPFLQQQPFSQQQQPPFSQQQQIPVIHPSVLQQLNPCKVFLQQQCIPVAMQRCLARSQMLQQSICHVMQQQCCQQLRQIPEQSRHESIRAIIYSIILQQQQQQQQQQQQQQQGQSIIQYQQQQPQQLGQCVSQPQQQLQQQLGKQPQQQQLAHGTFLQPLQIAQLEVMTSIALRTLPTMCSVNVPLYETTTSVPLGVGIGVGVYS from the exons ATGAAGACCTTCCTCGTCTTTGCCCTCCTCGCTCTTGCGGTGGCAAGTGCCGTTGCGCAAATTTCACAGCAACAACAACCACCATTTTCACAGCAACAACAACCACCATTTTCGCAGCAACAGCAATCACCAtttttgcaacaacaacaacaaccaccatTTTCACAGCAACAACAACCACCGTTTTCACAACAACCACCAATTTCACAGCAGCAACAACCACCATTTTTACAGCAACA ACCATTTTCGCAGCAACAACAACCACCATTTTCACAGCAACAACAAATACCAGTTATTCATCCATCTGTTTTGCAGCAGCTAAACCCATGCAAGGTATTCCTCCAGCAGCAGTGCATCCCTGTGGCAATGCAGCGATGTCTTGCTAGGTCACAAATGTTGCAGCAGAGCATTTGCCATGTGATGCAGCAACAATGTTGCCAGCAGTTGCGGCAAATCCCCGAGCAATCCCGCCATGAGTCAATCCGTGCTATCATCTACTCTATCAtcctgcagcagcagcaacaacaacaacaacaacaacaacaacaacaacagggtCAGAGTATCATCCAATATCAGCAACAACAACCCCAACAGTTGGGCCAATGTGTCTCCCAACCCCAACAGCAGTTGCAGCAGCAACTCGGGAAACAACCTCAACAACAACAATTGGCACATGGTACCTTTTTGCAGCCACTCCAGATAGCTCAGCTTGAGGTGATGACTTCCATTGCACTCCGTACCCTGCCAACAATGTGCAGTGTCAATGTGCCGTTGTACGAAACCACCACTAGTGTGCCATTAGGCGTTGGCATCGGAGTTGGTGTCTACTCATAA